The Pungitius pungitius chromosome 13, fPunPun2.1, whole genome shotgun sequence genome includes the window gtgtgtgtgtgtgtacctcagtgTGAGTGTGGTAGTGGATGTGGCTGGAAGAGATCACATGACTGATGGCATTTGTCGTCGCAGTCATTTCTTGCTTCACCAACAGCGACAAATCCACAATCTTCAGAAAGAGGGAAACATTTCACTGGAAAGTTGTTAATGCAACACGCAAACAAACGCATGTTGACCAGGTTACCTGGGCAACCGTCTCATAGGCCAGGTAGGACAGGATCTCCATGGTGAGGCTGGTGGGTTTCAGCTCCAAAGTGCTGCAGTCCATCCACTCTCGAAACTTTGACGCCTTCTTAGCTGGAAACACACAAGACGGAGTCCACTTTCATCTCGACACGTAACGTCTCTCACTAGTCGAGATCAATACGGAAACCATCAGTTAATGGacagaaacatctggagcctggattacaaattaaaaataatttgccattggttttatattattgtattgtttggattaaaaaatgatttaggactagtttttatttttatactgAATATTTCTTGATCTTTCATTTTATCCTTGCAAAttatcttttattcattttaagtcaagTTATGTTTTAAGTGTGATGCAATTCAAAAACGTGCTGCTTCAATTAAGCAAAGACCAGCTCTACAGCTCCTTGAGCTCAGACTATTAAGAGTCCCATAATATGTTGATTAAAATCTCACCAAAACTGAGCTGTCGACTTTCACAGAACTCGGAGTACTGCGTCTGGTCCATAGCGCGGGTCTGACGCTCTAAACGCTGACGACACACAAAACGTGAACAGATTAATAATCAGGGCGACCATCGACCCGTCTCAAAGACGACGTCACACCTCCATCCGCTCCTTCTTGACGGGGTCCAACTCCCGCCGCTCCGCCAGTGACAGGAGCTCTCCGGTCTGATCCAACCACACCAGAAAGTCCTGGGCCAATCGCTGCCTCCGATGGTTACCGCCGGCAACGGCGCCTGGAGCACCGGCCGATGGGTTAGTAGAAAAATTGATTAAAATCTCAGTTTTAGgttctcaaaaaatgtattttaagaagCGCTTTAAACACAAAGTGTCAGCAGTAAGCATTTAATGTTCATAACAGCGCGATCAGTAGAGTGAAATCACTGCCCGCACGTACCCGTCTCTTGCTGCAGGTCTTCATCCTCCAGACTTTTAAGTAACCTGGATTTAAAATCTCTGAACTGGAGATATTTCAATAACCTGGCCACCTTCCTCTGGAgacattagagagagagagagagagagagagaatcaatcACAGCTCGGAATTTTGGAAGATTTCATTTCTTTCCCCAGTCTTCGCTTGTTCACCTTGTCCCGCCTCATCAGGAACAGGATGTCCTCGGGGGAAATGACCCTCGACCCACGAAGAGACGCCCCCTCGCAGGCCTGGTGCAGCTGATACACGGACCAGTCACATCAGTTAAACGTTACACTAATTATCAAGTGTCTTAAAGGAGCAAAAGGATGAACTTTCTCTATTAGAGCTTCATTAACTCCTTTAGACGtttaacctaaaaaaaaagggccacagTGACGCcgtcaggtgttttttttaacatcataGCTCCTTCACATATTCAAAAACATCTGGAGGCTTTTCCCACCACTCTGGGAAACAAGTGTTCTGCCGTTA containing:
- the supt3h gene encoding transcription initiation protein SPT3 homolog encodes the protein MSSPMMAGSSASSSKERPASRTSFIPEIQSMMFALGDARRPPPETAALVEDIVHTQLITMLHQACEGASLRGSRVISPEDILFLMRRDKRKVARLLKYLQFRDFKSRLLKSLEDEDLQQETGAVAGGNHRRQRLAQDFLVWLDQTGELLSLAERRELDPVKKERMERLERQTRAMDQTQYSEFCESRQLSFAKKASKFREWMDCSTLELKPTSLTMEILSYLAYETVAQIVDLSLLVKQEMTATTNAISHVISSSHIHYHTHTEVKKDPDSPEATPPSTPGSSHSRPLPQGNGSLDGRARQRKRKKSAPAAVEPPSGSIQLGHIREAIRRYNYRHTSAYRRSGVAFLTC